Proteins encoded in a region of the Oryctolagus cuniculus chromosome 10, mOryCun1.1, whole genome shotgun sequence genome:
- the LOC100342885 gene encoding mitochondrial import receptor subunit TOM20 homolog — MVGRNSAIAAGVCGALFIGYCIYFDRKRRSDPNFKNRLRERRKKQKLAKERAGLSKLPDLKDAEAVQKFFLEEIQLGEELLAQGEYEKGVDHLTNAIAVCGQPQQLLQVLQQTLPLPVFQMLRTKLPTISQRIVSAQSLAEDDVE, encoded by the coding sequence GCGCCATCGCCGCCGGCGTGTGCGGGGCCCTTTTCATCGGGTATTGCATTTACTTCGACCGCAAGAGACGGAGTGACCCCAACTTCAAGAACAGGTTGCGAGAacgaagaaagaaacaaaagcttGCCAAAGAGAGAGCTGGGCTTTCCAAGTTACCTGACCTTAAAGATGCAGAAGCTGTTCAGAAGTTCTTCCTTGAAGAAATACAGCTTGGTGAAGAGTTACTAGCTCAAGGTGAATATGAGAAGGGTGTGGACCATCTGACAAATGCAATTGCTGTATGTGGGCAGCCACAGCAATTGCTGCAAGTATTGCAGCAAACTCTTCCACTGCCAGTGTTCCAGATGCTGCGCACTAAACTCCCAACAATTAGTCAGAGAATTGTAAGTGCTCAGAGCTTGGCTGAAGATGATGTGGAATGA